The following nucleotide sequence is from Campylobacter coli 76339.
GAGTATATCAATATAGCAGAACCTCATAAGATAAAAGCTTATTGGATAAAAGCACATAATGGGCATTTGGAAAATGAAAGGTGTGATACTTTAGCGCGCGAAGCTGCTTTAAAAATTGCAAGGGAAAATGATGAAAAATATTGAATTATTAGAACAAAAATTAGCCTATAGTTTCAAAGATAAAGATCTTTTAATCCATGCTCTAACTCATAAAAGCTTTAAAAAACCTTACAATAATGAGCGTTTGGAATTCTTAGGCGATGCGGTGCTTGATCTAGTTGTGGGCGAATATCTTTTTCATAAATTTGCTAAAGATGCTGAGGGGGATTTGTCAAAATTAAGAGCGGCTTTGGTTAATGAAAAATCTTTTGCAAAGATTGCAAATAGTTTAAATTTGGGTGATTTTATTTTTATGAGTGCGGCTGAAGAAAACAATGGAGGCAAAGAAAAGCCATCTATACTTTCTGATGCTTTAGAAGCGATTATAGGAGCTATACATTTAGAAGCAGGATTTGATTTTGCAAAAAATATCGCTTTAAAACTCATAGAAAAAAACTTCCCACAAATTGATGCAAAAATTCTTATTAAGGATTATAAAACAAAATTACAAGAAATTACACAAGCAAAATTAGGACAAACTCCACAATATGAAACCGTGCGTGCTTTTGGACCTGATCATTTAAAACAATTTGAAATCGCTTTAATCCTTAATGGACAAGAGCTTGCAAGAGCCATTGCAGGAAATAAAAAAGAAGCACAGCAAATGGCAGCAAAAATTACACTTGAAAAATTAGGAGCTTTATAGTGAATACTTTTGGTACAAGATTAAAATTTACAAGTTTTGGAGAATCTCACGGAGCGGCAGTGGGTTGTGTGATTGATGGAATGCCTGCGGGTGTTAAATTTGATGAGGATTTTTTGCAAAGTGAACTTGATAAGCGTAAGGGTGGAAGCAAATTTGCAACTCCAAGAAAAGAAGGCGATAAGGTGCAGGTTTTAAGCGGGGTATTTGAAGGCTATACTACGGGTCATCCTATTGCTATGGTTGTGTTTAATGAAAATGCACATTCTAAGGATTATGATAATTTAAAAGATTTATTTCGTCCTGCCCATGCTGATTTTACTTACTTTCACAAATACGGCATAAGAGATCACAGAGGAGGCGGAAGAGCTAGTGCTAGAGAAAGTGTTGCTAGAGTGGCCGCGGGTGCTGTTGCTGCTATGCTTTTGCATGAATTTGGTATTTGTGTCCAAAGTGGGGTTTTTGGAGTAGGAAGATTTGTTTCAAATTTAAAAGAGGAAGAATTGGATTTTGAATTTGCAAAACAAAGTGAGATTTTTTGCTTAGATCCTAATTTAGAAGATGAATTTAAAAATGAAATTTTAAGTGCTAGAAATTCAAAAGATAGCGTGGGTGCTTCTGTTTATACTAGGGCTAAGGGAATGCTTGTGGGACTTGGAGAAGTGCTTTATGATAAATTAGATTCTAAATTAGCTCATGCTTTAATGGGGATTAATGCTGTAAAAGCTGTTGAGATAGGTGAGGGTATAAATGCGAGCAAAATGCGAGGCTCACAAAATAATGACGCTTTAAAAGGGGGTGAATTTTTAAGCAATCATAGCGGAGGAATTTTAGGGGGCATTTCAAATGGACAAGATCTTATTTTAAAGACTTATTTTAAACCTACTCCTTCTATTTTTTTAAAGCAAAGCAGTATGGATAAATTTGGCAATGATTTAGAATTTGAACTCAAAGGCAGACATGATCCTTGTGTAGGTGTTAGAGGTAGTGTGGTAGTGAGTGCTATGGTGCGTTTGGTTTTAGCTGATTGTTTATTACTTCATGCAAGTGCTAATTTAAATAATTTAAAAAATGCTTATGGAATAAAATAAAAAAGCCCGTTTAAGGGCTTTGATTTGCAATATTTTGAAAAGATTTAATCTTATATCGTCTCTTTTATAAATTTCTTAACACTTATTTTTATATTTTTTGTAAATTTTAGTCATATAAAAAAACAAATTAATATTTTTTTATTTTTTTATAAAAAAATGAGACAAATCATCAATTTAATGCTATAATAACAGAACAACATTATAAGGGGGATTTTATGGAAATCAATAAAAAGAAAATTATTCGCATGTCGTTGAATTTAACGCTTCTTAGCGCGTTATTTCCTTGCGTATTATTGTCAGCAGACTTACGCCAAAGAGATGGGAATGTTATCGTTTCAAGGACAGCAGATCTTACACAGTCAAGCAATAAAACTGATGTAATCAATATTAAAAATCCAAATCAAAATGGTGTGTCACACAATCAATTTGATGAATTCAGTGTTAAAGATGGGGTAATTTTTAACAATAGTTTAAAAGATGGAAATTCTCAAATTGGTGGATGGGTGGAAAGAAACCCAAATTTAAAACAAAATGCCAATACCATCATAAATGAAATTTTAAGCAAGCAAGCTTCAGGTATTAATGGGGCTGTTGAGGTGTTTGGACAAAGTGCTAATTTAATTTTTGCTAACGAAAATGGCTTTAGTGTAAATGGTGCAGCTTTTTTAAATACTAAAGGAGTTACGCTTAGTACAGGTAAATTCAATGGAAATTTCGCAGAAGTAACAAGCAATGGTAGAGTAGCCATTGGAGAAAAAGGGGTTATGGTTGATGGAGATTATTTTAATGTAATCAGCCGTGGGATTGATATCGCAGGTAGTATTGCTCACTATCAAAAGGGTAAGAATTTATCTAATATCAATTTTATAGCAGGACTTAATAAAGTTGATTTAAACACTGCAAATAGTCCAAAAATTCTTGAATCCAAGCAAAAAGATGAAAAAATCGATTATGGTATCGATGGAAAATATTTAGGATCTATGTATGCAAATACAGTTACTCTTGTCAGCACAGAAGAGGGTGTTGGTGTAAGACATAGCGGGGTGATACGCGGAATCGAAGATGTTATAGTAAAAGTAAAAGATAAGGCTGAATTCCAAGCTATAGGTGTGAATGCAAACGGAAGCGTTAAGATAGATGCTAAAGACATTAAAACCTCTTTAATCAATGCAGATAAGATCGATTTAAAAGCAAGTGGAAAAGTCACAAATGAAGGGCTTTATAAAGGGAAGCAAATTCAAATCAATGCAAATGATTTTGAA
It contains:
- a CDS encoding Chorismate synthase — translated: MNTFGTRLKFTSFGESHGAAVGCVIDGMPAGVKFDEDFLQSELDKRKGGSKFATPRKEGDKVQVLSGVFEGYTTGHPIAMVVFNENAHSKDYDNLKDLFRPAHADFTYFHKYGIRDHRGGGRASARESVARVAAGAVAAMLLHEFGICVQSGVFGVGRFVSNLKEEELDFEFAKQSEIFCLDPNLEDEFKNEILSARNSKDSVGASVYTRAKGMLVGLGEVLYDKLDSKLAHALMGINAVKAVEIGEGINASKMRGSQNNDALKGGEFLSNHSGGILGGISNGQDLILKTYFKPTPSIFLKQSSMDKFGNDLEFELKGRHDPCVGVRGSVVVSAMVRLVLADCLLLHASANLNNLKNAYGIK
- a CDS encoding Ribonuclease III, translated to MKNIELLEQKLAYSFKDKDLLIHALTHKSFKKPYNNERLEFLGDAVLDLVVGEYLFHKFAKDAEGDLSKLRAALVNEKSFAKIANSLNLGDFIFMSAAEENNGGKEKPSILSDALEAIIGAIHLEAGFDFAKNIALKLIEKNFPQIDAKILIKDYKTKLQEITQAKLGQTPQYETVRAFGPDHLKQFEIALILNGQELARAIAGNKKEAQQMAAKITLEKLGAL